A genomic region of Zea mays cultivar B73 chromosome 6, Zm-B73-REFERENCE-NAM-5.0, whole genome shotgun sequence contains the following coding sequences:
- the LOC100275711 gene encoding putative DUF594 domain containing family protein: protein MHATMRHIMTCPDTINSYVGNLTESYTDKSNEPNMVAASVMMFALAGLFFNLNLFSGISDISAILDPKVRLFLSSALSLLLPVMSYLFSEAKNNAGNTTRVGTVHVADLSLRAGIILAWMLLVELLRKKVDEIRMRGYSGTVQRAGRVVWLGTLVFFNIKSTGRKAVFAILWILCATRVLQRIAFTEFGKRSYAHGKNARLISSYMAQILEQEEPRASVVHGDAAAGDEVLKSCNYIVMGEDTLVDIEPTADGYKLDEQASGSPPRYDDGGVVKWVRENDSIVTVGKVWELDDSDKFFTSQNQIQRLKRICLSFALFKLLRRRFEHLPALSKQEVDDSRDLLLKGLYNNGETSCSAEAMFQVMNDEVVFINEYYHSVVPVVLASPFFLVLNYFLLNIVVAILCVMTVILCANGDVPYAFQSIAKDNYTLDSGVFKIAICLLQRVGTPSNFFSVVDLSITILLFVIYLYEEMWEFFVFLLSNWFMVSLLYNYISKPRWLRHNSFRGTMFSVGFSVIMWLRSKMTQPSLTLKQFTVLNVRLPLKLPLFPAFTGLAVEKKPVPNSVMRSVIDYLAKRGHGAPNYDYDLDRGRSALRRNGVFDKLSWACESDSVAETILTWHIATSIMEVKCRPRTTAGSSAAEETTSSSRVAVRLSKYCAYLVAFHPELLPENPEKVERVFEGAKEELKGMIGCRDYYFSPERERVRKLMADGTTTLTPGDGCSSRVVRDGVRLAGKLLAIDDHNNNQWQVLADVWTELIIYLAPSSEEERVMGHEDALVQGGEFITVLWALTTHIGVSRPQQPASRPPC from the coding sequence ATGCATGCAACGATGAGGCACATCATGACGTGCCCAGACACCATTAACAGCTACGTGGGCAACCTCACAGAATCCTACACCGACAAGAGCAATGAGCCCAACATGGTGGCAGCCTCCGTCATGATGTTCGCCCTCGCCGGGCTCTTCTTCAACCTCAACCTCTTCAGCGGCATCTCCGACATCAGCGCCATCCTCGACCCTAAAGTCCGGCTCTTCCTCTCGTCGGCGCTCTCCCTCTTGCTCCCCGTCATGTCCTACCTCTTCTCGGAAGCCAAGAATAACGCCGGCAACACCACCCGCGTGGGCACTGTCCACGTCGCTGACCTCTCGCTGAGGGCCGGCATCATCCTTGCATGGATGCTCCTGGTGGAGCTCCTGCGCAAGAAGGTGGACGAGATCCGCATGCGCGGCTACTCCGGCACCGTCCAGCGCGCCGGCCGCGTCGTCTGGCTGGGAACCCTCGTCTTCTTCAACATCAAAAGCACCGGGCGGAAAGCGGTGTTCGCCATCCTCTGGATCCTCTGCGCCACCCGGGTGCTGCAGAGGATCGCCTTCACCGAGTTCGGGAAGCGCTCCTACGCCCATGGCAAGAACGCCCGCCTCATCAGCTCGTACATGGCGCAGATCCTGGAACAGGAGGAGCCTCGAGCTTCTGTCGTCCATGGCGATGCTGCTGCTGGGGACGAGGTGCTCAAGAGCTGCAACTACATTGTCATGGGAGAGGATACGCTGGTGGACATTGAGCCCACTGCAGATGGCTACAAGCTGGACGAGCAGGCCAGCGGCTCCCCACCACGCTACGACGACGGCGGCGTTGTCAAATGGGTCAGAGAAAACGATAGCATCGTCACCGTCGGCAAAGTCTGGGAGCTCGATGACAGTGACAAGTTCTTCACCTCCCAAAATCAGATCCAGCGCCTGAAGAGGATCTGCCTCTCGTTCGCTCTCTTCAAGCTACTGCGCCGAAGGTTTGAGCACCTGCCGGCGTTGAGCAAACAAGAAGTGGACGACTCCAGGGACCTACTCCTGAAGGGCCTCTACAACAATGGCGAAACCAGCTGCTCGGCCGAAGCAATGTTCCAGGTCATGAACGACGAGGTGGTCTTCATCAATGAGTACTACCACTCCGTTGTCCCCGTCGTCCTTGCGAGCCCCTTCTTCCTCGTCCTAAACTACTTCCTCCTCAACATCGTCGTAGCCATCCTGTGCGTCATGACCGTCATCCTCTGCGCCAACGGTGACGTCCCCTACGCGTTCCAGAGCATAGCCAAAGACAACTACACCTTGGATTCTGGGGTGTTTAAGATAGCCATCTGCCTCCTGCAGAGAGTCGGCACGCCTTCAAACTTCTTCTCCGTCGTAGACCTCTCCATCACCATCCTCCTGTTCGTCATCTACTTGTACGAGGAGATGTGGGAGTTCTTCGTCTTCCTCCTCTCCAACTGGTTCATGGTGTCCCTGCTCTACAACTACATCTCCAAGCCACGGTGGCTGAGGCACAACTCCTTCCGGGGCACCATGTTCTCGGTGGGTTTCAGCGTCATCATGTGGCTGAGGAGCAAGATGACCCAGCCGAGCCTAACCCTCAAGCAGTTCACCGTCCTCAACGTCCGTTTGCCGCTCAAGCTGCCGCTCTTCCCCGCGTTCACCGGCCTGGCGGTGGAGAAGAAGCCAGTGCCGAACAGTGTGATGAGATCCGTCATCGACTACCTGGCGAAACGTGGACATGGTGCCCCGAACTACGACTACGACCTCGACCGTGGCAGGTCTGCGCTGCGGAGGAACGGCGTCTTCGACAAGCTGTCGTGGGCGTGCGAGAGCGACAGCGTCGCCGAGACCATCCTCACGTGGCACATCGCCACCAGCATCATGGAGGTGAAATGCCGCCCGCGGACGACGGCGGGCAGCAGCGCCGCGGAGGAAACAACCTCCTCCAGCAGGGTGGCCGTCAGGCTGTCCAAGTACTGTGCCTACCTGGTGGCCTTCCACCCGGAGCTGCTGCCGGAGAACCCGGAGAAGGTGGAGCGCGTCTTCGAGGGGGCCAAGGAGGAGCTGAAGGGGATGATCGGCTGCCGGGACTACTACTTCTCGCCGGAGCGGGAGCGGGTCAGGAAGCTCATGGCTGACGGGACGACGACCCTGACCCCCGGTGATGGATGCAGCAGCAGAGTTGTGCGTGACGGCGTGAGGCTAGCAGGGAAGTTGCTGGCGATAGACGACCATAATAATAACCAGTGGCAGGTGTTGGCGGACGTGTGGACGGAGCTCATCATCTACCTGGCGCCGTCGAGCGAGGAGGAGCGTGTGATGGGGCACGAGGACGCCCTGGTGCAAGGAGGCGAGTTCATCACCGTGCTCTGGGCGCTCACCACACACATCGGCGTGTCCAGGCCGCAGCAGCCGGCCAGCAGGCCGCCATGTTGA
- the LOC100216968 gene encoding uncharacterized protein LOC100216968, which translates to MGACATKPKTLEGQAPAEAAVSTPKVAPEATPISVEVAADEQVAEKVVVEEPAAAADVEHQKANEVVAPEAAVAEPDHKEEEAVEKTVVEEEKPAAAANAEEKVATAAETTTTVEAKKKDVEEARKEKQAQQS; encoded by the exons ATGGGCGCCTGCGCAACCAAGCCCAAGACGCTTGAGGGGCAGGCCCCAGCTGAGGCCGCCGTCTCCACACCCAAGGTTGCGCCCGAGGCCACTCCAATCTCCGTTGAG GTTGCGGCTGATGAACAGGTAGCTGagaaggtggtggtggaggagccGGCTGCGGCGGCCGACGTTGAGCATCAGAAGGCTAATGAGGTGGTCGCTCCAGAGGCGGCCGTCGCCGAGCCCGATCACAaggaggaggaagccgtggagaAGACCGTCGTCGAGGAGGAGAAGCCAGCGGCAGCCGCCAATGCAGAGGAAAAGGTCGCCACCGCCGCCGAGACCACGACGACGGTGGAGGCGAAGAAGAAGGACGTCGAGGAGGCCAGGAAGGAGAAGCAGGCGCAGCAAAGCTGA